The stretch of DNA aagaaaaatattagtactGTCGATCAAATTTGGTCTCAGTTTGCTTCGTAGCAAGGATTTGTATACGCATTAgaacaagtttaatagtatagccaactactaactccaatttatctatagttaatctaataatcaattcataccatagttatctataaaacattaaacatggtcccacatgtcatatacacattttatcttgaagttcgtgtacagctggctataaattagtagtctactctattctctctcatcttatttctttaaaatatatttatagctggcttatatcctgctattgtacttgctcttatggGTACGTTTACTTTAGAAAATTCTTGTATCTGTATTTATCTGTATATTCATATAGCCTATAATTTGATGCCTGGTGTCACGGAAAAGCTGTTTCGAATCGCCAGTTCCTTTTACTTCGTTACTAATCCCTACATGTTGtataatgtataattatttcGTTTGATATTATGCTAGTTCTCTACTAGATTCCtctgtattttatatatttacaatggCATGCAAGTGATATACATTGGGTTGAACCAAACCCATCCAAATCCTATCACTGATCGATTATACACGAACGGATTGAAAACGGTCGGAAACaatattgtttttatgttatttttatggaAACGGTTGGAGATTTttcgtatttataaatttaactatttagtgATAACTTTGATACGATTCGATAGCAATTTTAAAAAGCTGAATTTTAGAAGTGGAAATGGACAGAGAAGATATCatgttatattatttatacgGAAATGGTATCGATACGGTTGGGAATTTACCTACCGTTTATATTCATGCATACATGCACAAACAAGCTACTCTAAACtcttttttatgaattattgTACACCTGGATCATAATAATCTTGTCAGCTTGCAAACAATAACATAATCTGACCACAGTGATATGCAGATGATGAGAAAAACAGAGGCTCACAAGCCATCAGTCCTGTATCCAACCAAAAGATGTTCCTGTGACTTGTGGGAGCTTGTCTGGCAGCAACTGAAGTCCAACACTCCAACttctattttttccttttgctacCTAAAATCAAGTACACCTGGAAATTTCGACTGGACTCAGAGCAGTTCACAACCAGCCAAGCAACATACCAGACGACAAAACACTGAAGAATACAAGTGCCAATTGTACTGTTCTTGGTCTAGCATCCTCTTCCATGTATGTATATCTTGGGAGTTATTTGGAACCGAAAGTTCAGAAAAACTTCCAACCTGAAGCTTACATGTTTACTTATATTCTGCTTCAGAGATAGCAGTAGGAGTTCACAAAGGTTCATCCAGCATCACGAAAACAGCGAAAATTTGGCTGCTCAGTGCCAAGACTGATAGGAGACCAATCACAGAACAATTGACAACCAGTTGTGAACTCTTGGTGCTAAAATTGAATCATCCTATGCAGAAAAACCTCATTAGCAATGTCATTCTACAGGTGCCAATATAATGTAAGGTGACATGGTACAGCAGGCTATCTGCTGACTGCTGTTGATTGCTTCAGATATATTCAAGTAGATGCCAGTGATACATGAAGATATGAACAACATTAACAGTAGATTGTTGCATGCATACAATGGGCTGATTGTACATGGTATCTGAGTGGCTGGCTGGCTATCTTGAAGATAGCCAGAGACTTAATTTGTTGTCCGAAGAATCTGAATCAATACCTTCGTGGCCATCAAATTCATTCAACCCAATGAACTGTTCGATCAAAATGTTCTCGACAGCTAGCTTTTGCAGATCACTTGCTTCAAGCTCTTGAACAGTGCAACCTGACTGCAACTGTGGATGCTTATCCTTTCCTGGAGGAGAGATTTTCAAGTGAGATGGCTTTCTTTTCTCGCAGTTGCCCGGTGATTGACTCTTAGAGGGTGTTCTTGTTGTCCTGTTCAGCCGGGAGGGTGCTGTATTAGCCTTCTGAACCTTATCTCCGGAGGAATATTTGATTCCTTTTGCACCCAAAGTGACACTTCCATGATGTGATTCGACGTTTTTCCTTGCTGAAGATAATCTGTTCTTATGAAGCCTCTGCATGATTGGATTCAACCGGTGAATTTCAGTAAACCCAATATCCATTGTATTTCGACGTGGCGATACAAGcagaaatttatcaaattcaGGACTGTCGTATGAGGTGCGTTCAAATGGCCAAAATATTGGCTCATCAGAGTCATTGGCTTCTTTGGTATGTGATATTGCTGGGGTCAAATTGGAAGTGCAGAATTGGAGGCTTCTCACTGCACTGAATGAAGGGCTGGGGAAATCAGAACTTAGAAATCCCAGATCTTGTTCATTCTCTTGAAGCAAGTCAGAGTTTTCTTCGTTAAGATCCAAGGATGAGACCCAGATGTCTACTCCTTCAAGATCTTCAGACCGGGTATCTGAATGAGCTGTGAATGATGTGCATGGGCTGCTCGTCATAGATGACCGTTCGCTGAGAGAACTCTCACACGAAGAATCACCACACTCTGATGACACCAAGGGGAAATCACCCATTCCAAGCCTCCATTCTGTTACCAATTCCTCATTAGCATCCTTGTTAACAGTCTTCAATGGACAACTAAGAATGGCTGTTGGATCCTCCCTGTCTGCAGAAGCAGCAACCTCCTTCATGTTCATCCATGTGTCTTTCAAGCTAAATAATGATAAGTGTGCTGTTAGATGGTTATGAAGCGAAGCCATGTTGTTGTCAAATTCAGAACCACCACATTCAGGGGCTGAAGCTGGGTTAGCCTTTGGAGACAGCTTTGAGATATCGGTAGCAGCATACGGATTGTCCATTCCACTAGTCAGTTCCTCAGAAACTTCTTCAATCATTAATATTGTTGATATTTCCTTGCTGCAAACATTTTTGTCCTCCTTGGCGACTTCCATAGCAATATGTCTTGTACAACCTTCAGCTCAATTTATCTGGAAGTTGGAGGTATAAGAAAATTGTTTCAGGCAATCACCCAAGACAAAAACAAATTGAGTCTTCTACCAAATAGGTAGAGAATGTTAGAAAAATTGACCAGATCGAAGACACAACGGAGACACgaaatttaacgtggaaaccccagcggaaaaaaaatcacgggcgccaaccggtAAAAACGCTATGAGAAGATGATTACAACGTAGGGGAATAATAATAAGAACGCAGCTCTTCCCATGCGGCttacaagagtatatataaggggaaatcaaagagtcctaatagaaaaaggttgaaagaatcctattaggaaactaatcctactcctagtaggaaacgactgggagaaacctactaggaaactaatccaaatataattctagtcaaatttggatcacataattaattaacagagaaaacaaaagggatAGATTCTGTGTCAAAGAACTAGATGGGATATTTATGACAACTACATATGATTTCTCAACcatatctaaaatatatgGAAGAAGAAGCCGTCAGTCCATCACTGTTACACAAGTGATAGTGACAAATGAAGCGGTTGAATTAGTATAGTTCATATGATAAGTGGAGTCAGATTGAATAATTAAGATTTTCCAACATTATgtacatatttaatacttgAATATTACGGAAGACTATCCTAGATGAAGTCCAATTGATTGATTGTTCTTCAGAAGGGATGTTATGTAATTTTAGAAGGATCTCTTATCTAGTTCTTTACCTAAAATATCACCTTCTTTATGACATCCACTTTGCCAACAAGTATTGACTTGGTTTATCTACAAATTGGCCTTTATGAAGAAAAGTACCTAGCATACTACCTAATCCATGCAAACAAGGAGAAAAAGCTGCTTGGATGTTGGTTTCATATGTTTCCATAGACATGTACAAATGTTTTGATGTTGCAACAAGCCATGCTAACAACTTTTTAATTAACTATCCTCAGTTCTGGCTAATGAATTATAGTGGTAAGCTAAGTTCAACCTGAGATACGCTAAGTTCAACCTAAGGCCCTGGTCAATGAAATTGTCATAGGCCTGTGTCATCACCTTACACAATATTTCAAGCAAACTAGTCTACTCACACAGAAATGAACCCCTCGATTGTATTCAGAAAAGGTCAAAGTATGCAAGATGAGATAATGACATGCAGATAAATTTTCTGTGTTTGTTATTAAGGTCATTATTGACACCATGCTCTGCATAGCAATTTTTCTGACACACAATTCATGCTGATATTGTAACTAGTACAGACATTCACCAAAAACAGTGCATATATTGAACATTGTTTATACAGCGGATTGAAATACTTCCAAATTACTGATTTCACATTACCATTGCCTGGAAAAGAGTAGCTAGCACTCAACTAAATCATTCATTAAAAATCGCCTGAAATTTCTGGTATATTACCAGCAAGCACAACTGCTGCATTGCAGATAAACTCTccagcataaataaataaattaggtaTTCACAAAAACTAGCACTAAGCAGCAACCATATCTGCCATTAGTACCAATCAAAAAAAGGgggcatatacatatatgatcAGGAATTCAGGATCAGTAAAATGTTCAGAGTAAGAGAGGATTCGAGTGAAGACCTGGACATGCAGATGCAGAAGAAAAACACCACGCCACCATGAATCAAGAAACGCAAAGGGGGAAGAACGAAGATCCCCAAGGGAAACCGCTTCAGAGAAACCTGCTTTTCCCCCATGAAACGGACTGAAATTTCGTAAACAAATGCAAACAAAGATGCGGAGTGATCAACAAAACGAAACATAGATTGATTCAGATGATTATCTgctgaagaggaagaagagagttCGTCACCTGAATCTCTCGGAGAAGCCACCTGCTGCCCCTCAGCTGCTCCCGTCTCCCTCCTTTTGCCATCTCCTCCCGGAGCAGTTTTGCTTAAACCCAAGGCTTTATTTAGCAACTCTTTATACTAGGCCCTTGGGTTCTTCCAAAATGGGTTGTGAACCCCCGGTGAAATAAtctggttttttatttgacgtcttattaaaatattttgtgtaaatttgcaaacttataaaataaatgataataaataaactaatatatatatatatatatatatttcaaataacGTAAGTAGTTAAATGTAGATTCAGAATCaacgatgtcaaataaaaaaagaatgagtAAGAAACTTTGTTTATTCAGTTTTCTTGAATATTGTCCATGCCTTGcagtttttttctatttttatttaaattttggagctTGGTGTGACATTCATGAATCATGCATTTAATCGCACCCTTGTGACCTCATCtttctataaactttatattaatactaattctctcttctctcatgaAATTATATcacctcaattatttttagtcttaggatgatacatcaagagtgtaaattgcatctcttcacATCACCTCAATCATTTTAAACCTTTATATGATTcatcaagagtgtaaattaCATTTCTTCCCTCAAAAGACATACCATACAACTCAATCATTTATAACTtatggataattgataaaggcacaaaaatatataaacacatgaaaagaATCGTGTAGTAGGTAAGAAAAATTTAGAACTCatatctactatattatcaTACCGTTACAATGCGCGGGATATCCATCTAGTGCAGTAAAAGAAACTATGTAATTACTTGTTCCTTCCACTCCCATAAACACGTTGTTTTTTGTCATTATAATTTGGGCCATTAATACCTTttgaattattatattatgtgttaaatgaaaattatatGATGATATTCAACATGTAACGTGCTTTAGTAATATAATTTGCAAAAGCCTTAGGATAAGGTAGAGCTTGGTACAGATTATTAGCCAATAGACATCATTTAAAGATTATTCCCTTGCAATAGTTATAGTTCAAACAACAAATACTCTAACCATTAActcactaaaatatatttttttagcatttttcccatcctcAGCAAATTCCCTTTTTTAAAAGCTGAGAATTCGAGGTTAATCTTAACATTGATAATTCTCTGTTCTTTTCTCTCACTTCcatgccaaaaaaattatctgtTTGATGAGGATAAAAAGACACTTATTAATGATTGTTGTTCAC from Oryza brachyantha chromosome 12, ObraRS2, whole genome shotgun sequence encodes:
- the LOC102712597 gene encoding uncharacterized protein LOC102712597, translating into MEVAKEDKNVCSKEISTILMIEEVSEELTSGMDNPYAATDISKLSPKANPASAPECGGSEFDNNMASLHNHLTAHLSLFSLKDTWMNMKEVAASADREDPTAILSCPLKTVNKDANEELVTEWRLGMGDFPLVSSECGDSSCESSLSERSSMTSSPCTSFTAHSDTRSEDLEGVDIWVSSLDLNEENSDLLQENEQDLGFLSSDFPSPSFSAVRSLQFCTSNLTPAISHTKEANDSDEPIFWPFERTSYDSPEFDKFLLVSPRRNTMDIGFTEIHRLNPIMQRLHKNRLSSARKNVESHHGSVTLGAKGIKYSSGDKVQKANTAPSRLNRTTRTPSKSQSPGNCEKRKPSHLKISPPGKDKHPQLQSGCTVQELEASDLQKLAVENILIEQFIGLNEFDGHEGIDSDSSDNKLSLWLSSR